GATTGCTTAAAATGTCACAGAAAAACTGGAGTCGTATGAAAAACATGTCAGTCTTAATATCAGAACATAAGcagagaaaattgaaaataaagagaCAGATTAAGCTAGAGGAAAATTTCCTTAGGAGTAAGGTTGAAATATTAGAGAACATATTAAAGAGAAATTAAACTAAAATGAGATCTCAAAAGCCAATATATATAAAAGGGAAAGCAAgggggccgggtacggtggctcagacctgtaatcctagcactttgggaggccgaggcaggtggattgcctgagctcagaggttcgagaccagcctgggcaacatggtgaaaccccatctccactaaaatacaaaattagccaggcatggtggccggcgcctgtaatcccatctactcgggagcctgaggcagagaattgctctgcctcccgggaggcggaggttgcagtgagctgagattgcgccattgcactccagcctgagtgacagagcaagactccatctcaaaaaaataaaaataaataaataaaagggaaaggaaaatgcAATAAGGTCTAACTTGTATGAGGGAGGGTGTTAGATGCAGGGAAAGTGTGTAGTTATTACTAGAACAGAAACAGTGATTCCAAaagttttagagtttttttttttaaaggagagtaAAAACAAGAGTACACTAAAATGATATTCAGGAGGGCTAAGATCCAGGAAACTATTAAATAGTAGATTCTTAAAATTATTACTGGAAAGTCTATAGTAAAAGCAACTGAttttcttgccttccttcctGCAGCCTGGTAATCCATTCATTTCTAAGAAGCACACCTGATTATGTCAGCCCCTTGCCATAAactacatatgcacacacacacacacacacacagacacacgcatgcgcgcgtgcacacacacacacacacacagccgaTGCATCTTTGCATCTTAGCATGGAAGACAGTCTTTCTGTGACCTAGATTCTACGTACCTCCCTGAATTGTTTCCTGATAAACTCCACCTCTGCATCCTAGATTCCAGTTGTACCAAACTATTTGCAAGTCTTGAGTATTTATAAACTTTATAACTTATTCATTCTGCCTACCATGTCCTTTTATCCTAGTCCACACGGATTTTACAAGACTCAGCTTACACATCCCTTCTCCTAGGAGCCTTTCTACTTTAGAATTACCAGTGAATACAGAGCACttaacaatgttttatttttcttatatatttatcgACTCTTTTTCAACcctaagccagtggttctcaaaagaGGTGATATAGCTCCcaggagacattttaaaaatgtaaggggCATTTTTAGTTGTAATGAGTTTAGGGGTTGGGAGAACACAACAGATATTCAATGGACAAGCCAGGAAGCTAGACACCTTGCAATATCCATACAGTTCAGTACAAAAAAGAACTATATGCATCATGTTCAACTTTGGAATGTTCCACACGCCTTTCTTTAGGTGAAAAACTTGTTTATAATTATGAGTTAAGACTCAagctctgggccaggtgcagtggctcacacctgtaatcccagcactttgggaggctgaggcgggcagatcacctgaggtcaggagttcaagaccagactggccaacatgatgaaaccccatctctactaaaaatacaaaaaaaaaaaacaattagccaggcgtggtggcgcatgcctgtaatcccagttactcaggaggctgaggcaggagaattgcttgaacccaggagacagaggttgcagtgagccgagatcgcaccactgcagtccagcctgggcaacaagaacgaagactctgtctcaaaaaaaaaaagatacatattctgttttatataaaatcaaaagtatttttgcaTGGTGTTATATATTGAATTTCACAGGAATATAACTACCATAAACTGAGGAAAGAATGTACTTGGTTTATGTTCAGAACTTTATCAAGAGTTGTTTCCCATTTCAGAAATCACATCACTATGGGCACCACTGAGGGTGGTATTTGAGTCACCAACACAACACTCCTGTATCCATCTGCATTTGTCGATGAGGCATTCATGGTGACTGTAAGTAGATGTACAAATCTTCTCATTTAGCTCTTATTTCAAAAtgtcaaatataaattttaaatgtgggCAAATATTCAGTCAAATATATTAAATTGGGTTTTACAGCTTTTATGCACAAATGAACAGTCACCAATATGTCTATTCcgccaacacatttttttctaattaagcCAACGAACCCATCTAGAGTAAGTGAACATTTTACAAAGGAACATGTTGATCACATTGGCAaagatatgtacatatatatatatatatatttctgatatttaaGGAAAACTGAAAATTGCTATACTGTCACTGGAATGTTCAAGAATGTTCTCTGCAAAAGGAGGTGAGTCTCATTGGTTCTTACAGAACAACATAAAAGATCATGCAATATGGTACATCATACAATATTCtaagaaaattagttttataagcTATATAAGAGATTAGTACAAAGAGgataaaaagaaatccaaaccAAATAATTTCTCTAACCCATTTAATACTGCTTTAAGAAGATGGTAAAAGATATTGAAATCAATTGCATAATGCAAATAACCTTGATTATGAGTGGGCAAAAGCAACCTGAATAATCATAAGACTTTAATATTTGCATCTATAAAGTGTGCAAGGACAGAAAAATTATGTagaaaagattattttcaaaattactaaCAATGAATACAAAAAATTTGTCAATATTTGAAACCCTAAAGttaattaaagggaaaaaaatttccttttccaacatCATTGCTTATTTAACAGATGGAGCACCAATAATGTAAGTTTAGAGCCAACTTTAAAAAGAGATACCGGGTGTTTTAACAAGTCATTTTATTATTCATCAACAACTTAATTACCAAGTCTCAGAGAACAAGAGAATCATCaatgaatgtttaaaaataatcccTTCACTGACAGATTATTCATAATCTTTCAAATGTCATTTAAGTGTTTGAATGTCATGTCCAAATAAGATGGTTCAccaagcaaatattttaaaaaggtttgGCTCATATTATGGACCTTTATGGATCTTTAACatgatcaataaaaatatatatataattggaaACACTGCAAATTGATGAGGTATAGCCTTCAAGCATATTTGAAAAGGTCATtattcaaattataatttttaatttacattttatatattaatatatttattttcaaatatacagaaaagttgaaagactaGGACATGCTTGTCCAACTCATAGCACATGGGCCACATGTGgaccaggacagctttgaatgcggcccaacccgaattcataaactttcttaaaatattataagtttttttgtgattttctttttaactcatcTGCTAtagttagtgttagtgtattttatgtgtggcccaagacagttcttcttccaatgtggcccagggaagccaaaacatTGGACACTCTTGGATTAGAGCAAGGAACACCCATATGCCTGCCACCTACATTCGGCAATTGCAAGTATTTTGCTGTAATTGCTTCCtatatgtttgtatatttgaCTAAAACCTTTCAAAGTAAAATACAGTGACCATGCTATTTCACCTCTGAGTTCTTAATCATGAATCTCCTAAATATAAGGATATTCTCTTGCATAACCACAATGTTATTACTATACCTTAAAAAATTCAGGAGTGGGccgcagcctgggcaataagtcTTCCCCCAGCAGACCTCTGTGCCCTAGAAACCGTAGGGACCCAATGGGTCAGCTCACTTGGGTGGATGCAGTGGCACCAACCATGGGCACTTTAGAAGAAGGCTTCATTGTGCCCTTCTCCTCTGACTCTGATGCACATTTTGATGCTGTGGTTGGACATTTAGAGGACGTTATCACGGATGAAGATTTCCAGTTATTACAGAGAAATTTCATCAACAACTGctaccaggagtttgaggacacCGAAGGGAATAAACTCACCTACACacctatttttaatgaatatatttctttggcAGAAAAGTATATAGAAGAACAGTTGCTGGAGCGAATTCTTGGCTTTACCATGGCAACTTTCACAACGTTACAGCACCACAGAGATGAAGTGGTTGGTGACATACTCCAAACGCTGCTCACATTTACAGATTTTCTggcttttaaagaaatgtttctgGACTGCAAAGCAGAGAAAGAAGGCCAGAGACTGGACTTAAGCCATGGTTTAGTGGAGACTTCATTGTGAAAATCATCTTCTATGACAGCTTCTCAGAACAATCTGCAGCACTAGGACCTACCTCCAGACAATGAACGGTATCATTCTCATCTTCGCGGGCTCAGTAGTTCAATAGGCTCGGCTCATGATGACAGGAGAACGTATCCTggaaaaattcattctgttctgcaACTCTTCATTCGCATTAAATATTGATGGGGTAAAAGCCAAAATGATCTAACCCTCCTGGACCTGTTTATCCTGAAACATCTTGttgggtttttgtgtttttgtttttgttttgagacagggtctcgctctgtcacccaggctgtactgcagtggcccaatctcggctcactgcggctTCCACCaccctggttcaaatgattctcctgtctcagcctcccaagtagctggaattataggcacccaccaccactcccagctaatttttttgtatttttagtagagatggggtttcaccatgttggccaggctggttttgaactcgtgacctcagcctcccaaagtgctaggattacaggcgtgagccaccatgcccgcccctCCCCCGGCCGAATCACCTTCTTGTATTCATTAACCCTAATATTCCTCCCCTCCCCAAGTAGGTACCTCTCTCAGGTGCTTCTGACTCATGCAGCTTGTGGGCAAGCCCATGTCAAGCATTCCATCCTGTGGGGGGCCTTTCCTCACCCCAGCATTCATGTTTGTGTATCAAAACCCACCATCATGAACTCTCTTTATCCCAGCAGGGTTTGCAGAAATTTTTTGTGCACTTGCATCTCATTTTTGACATGGGTTAGAGTTTCAGTTCTTCAGCCTCGATGAggttttttatatttatctggGGTGTTACTCCAGCCAGCTGTCCATCTTGAGATTTTTGAATCTCCTGTGATCACAGCTTGTCCTGGCTGGAGGAATCAACTGAAAGAGATGTTCTTTATCTAAAAGCTACATGTGAAAACTCCTGGTCTTACATTTGAAGTCCTTGTGTGACTATGTCTTCTGCTGGTCCTGATGTAGTCCCACTATTTTCAGAAGTCTCTTTGAAGCgttatttttggaaaatacttGTATAGATGAATTCTCAGGCTAACCTGGTAGTCTGAGTATCCTTGCAGTAAGGGAAATCAAAACTTAAGCAGGGAAGGGGGTGGGGTATGACCTTATAAGGGGATAATGCAACTTAGGCAATATCCAGAAAGATTGTAACCCCATAGTACTCGACCAATGAGGAACTTGGGGAGGGACTTGCATGCTAGGAGATAAATTACCTGCTGTGACTGCCCTGGGTGTGCCTGCCTATCAGACACCTGATCTTGCAAGACCGCCATTAAAAGTATCATTTCCACTGGATATGATTTTGGAACTTCCATGATTGCCCACTTAAAGATCAAAGTATTATATACCGGGTGCTTTTTAGTGAATGTTACGAAGGCAAAAATGCTTTCTACATTGGCATTCATTCCTATTTTACTGGGCACCTATGAATGCATGCTGTGTACTAGAAATACACTAAAAGGTATCCGTTCTTATAGCAtgtttgtgtgtttgcatgtTTGCTGAAAATCTTTTCTGTATAAACAAGTTTGCTGGGTTCTCAGGGTTAGGTAGGGACTTTGCCATTTCTTACTGTCAAAATCTCTCCTACGGAGATGGTGTTCCACTGCCAGTCTAGCTCAGCATGAGTAGGAAATAGTAAACACCCTTACCAGTCATCTGTCTGCTTTGGTTTAGTGCAACGTGTGGTAGAATATTACTTAGCAGAAAACATGTATGTCATCTccggaaagaagaaaaatcacagcaGTTCAAGTCTCAATGTGtacctttgatttttttaaattaaaaataagaatctgTACTGACTTTTCACTTGGCTATCTTACTTTTAAAGGACAAGCTACAAGTGATGTGTTTTTCTGTACTGATGCATCACTTATCAAATGCTTTTGTACCatgagtaaaaaaaaattcagaatcatTATTTAATGTCATCTAATACTCAGTTCATTTTCAAATGTCTCCAACTGTCCCCAAAACACCTTTTGACAAtaacaaaaatcaattgcatttgtGCATCATGACTCTATTTTAAGCTAGAAAATTTCTTGACCCTattctttaatataatttttataaaattgaccTTTTTTTACTAAGCCAGTTGTCCTTTCGAATTTCCACATTCTGAATTTTTCTGACTGTCTCTTCATGGTGCCATTTAACTTATTCCTCCCTCTTATCCCTATAAATATGAAATGAGCTCTATAGACTTCATTAGATTCACATCaaacatttttggcaagaatcaTATGTAATGCTTATACTTCATATTTCCTCACATCAGTAGGTAGCAGATGTCAGGTTTCCTCCTATAACTAATGCCAAGGAGGGCACAGTCCTATCTCTCCACTGCAAAGGTAGAGCTACAGCGCAAATGAGGTCCTTCTTACATTTTAAGGAAAGGAGCTCAATCTCATTATAGTATAGGGAATTATCCTGAtttaatcaataaacataatatttttaaaataagcttgccAGATTAGTCTTTTCAGGCTactaacagaataccacagactgagtgactcataaaaaaaacaaatatttatttctcaccattctagagagtgggaagtccaagatcaaggtgccagtagattctgtgtctggtgagggccctatTCTGGATTCACAGATAGtcgcctttttgctgtgtcctctcatggcagaaggggcgaAGAATCTCCCtggagtctcttttataagggcactaatcacattcatgagggatctgccctcataGTCTAATCGCCCCCAAAGGACCCACCTCCTAATACCGTCACCAGGGGTGTTaagattttaacatttaaattttaaggGCACATAACAATTCAATGCATTGCACTTGCTCAatgataatttttatagttttcagcttTGCCGCATAATCTAACATAAGGGTAGGTTAAAAGATACTGACTCAGAAATATATTGCTCTCATTTGGATTCTGTGATGATTAGGTTTAAAGATCCATTAACATTTTACAATATCAGATTGGGTGGTTTCAAACAGATGTGGAatatctttgccagcattttCAAGAAAAGTTAATTGATTTCAGTATGGTgcctttcatattaaaaaaaatgtaattggacTTTGAGGACAACGTATGATTTAATCTGTCATAATAAAAAGATCTCGGATCCAGCTAAGACTTTCTCACCCACTTGTTTGAAAATAATCTAAATTATGGCAGCAttcctcccatccaagtactaaccaggcctgaCCCTGCTTAGTTTTTGAGATCAGATGAGATCAGGTgggttcagggtggtatggccaaaTGGCAACATTCCTACTACACATATAGCTGAGGATGGTTTCAAAATGCTTGCCGCGAATGTCATGAAAATCAATTGCAAACTGGTGACAGGAGATTTTAAGCTAACTTTAATAGACTCTGTACAAAATATTGAACCATAGACCTAGGAAACAGACATGTCATTGAATTTTAATACAAgatattgttttcaaatatttcatattattagCATGTATTTGTTTAAGTTGAAAGTACTATGATAAGATATATATGTTATGATAATTACATTTTGAAACtgttgttattagtctgttctcacgctactaataaagacatacccgagactgggtaatttataaaggaaagaggtttaatggactcacaattccacgtggctggggaggcctcacaatcatggccgaAGGTGAAAgccacgtcttacatggcggcatgcaagagagaatgagagccaaatgaaaggggaaaccccttataaaatcatcagatctcatgagacttattcaccaccaaGAGAACAAGGGGGAAACCAAGAGaacatgggggaaaccatccctGTAATTCAACTAtctcccactgtgtccctcccataacacgtgggaattatgggagctacaattcaagataagatttgggttgggacacagccaaaccatatcatcagtatatttattttttggctacttgtttttttctctacCATTTGGAGTTCCCAGAGCACAATCTCTTAAAGCCTCTTGTCTGATGGTTTGTTTTTCCAGTCTACTCTATTCACCATTGCTTATCAGAGAATGGTCACACATGTATTTTTAAGCTCTAGAGACTGGTCGTATAACTAAATAAATCATGGGATTTTAAGACATTATGTGAGATACTGTTATCCATACCATGTGtcacaatataattattttatccttcatttttaaataatgcccAACTCATTTTCTCCCTTCAATGCCCATAATTTGTCTTGGATGTTTTCCCCACTTCAGTTAAAGGTTTTCATCTTGTTCTCTTATCATATACAAACTAGTGTGGTTTGTTTTAGTTTCTCCTAAACTATTTCTATTCTGGTGTTTACATATGcctctgttctttccttttcctgtaCCTCGTATTTTAAAATGACctgtatttcttatttattttatcagaTGAGTGCATTTGACTACATCATTATAGTTCTGCCTAATTGTGCCTGGAAATTAAAACGTTAGATACACATATTATTAGATTATAAATTACTTTCTTCTTTATGTCTCCTTTATATTACATTTAGGACAGTGTGGAATATTTTCAGTtgtgataaaaataaacatcCCCAAATCTACCATActgaccattttaaaatatacagctCTACAGTGCTAAGTATATTTACACTGTTGTGCaacccatctccagaacttttcatctAGTGAAACTGCAACTCTATACCCCTGAAACAACTCTCTATTTTTCCCTCCTCTCAGCCCCTGAGGataatgttgatttttaaattctctgcATAAGCATGTCATTTTAAATGcgaattttattttgagattgcgaaagaaattttacaaaatatttgtttaaaaaaatgagagaCCTTTGGGTCTAACAGAGTCAAGAACCACcactgtaagctccttgaaggaAGAGTGCTTTATTTACCTTTGTATTTCCAGGGCCTACCACGGCGTAAATAATAGAAGCTCAATGAATACATATTGAAAGAATGAGTGCTTGGAAAGCTAAGCgaagccagacatagtggctcatacctacaatcccagttctttgggaggccaaggtaagaggattacttgaggccaggagttcaagaccagcctgggcaaaatggcaaaaccccatctctacaaaataaataaataaattaattaattaatttaatatgctggatgtggtggcactgACATGTAGTCCTGGCTacaagggaagctgaggcaggaagatcacttgaggccaggagtttgaagctgcagtgagctatgattgcaccactgcatccagcctgggtgacagagcaagaccctatcaataaaaaaaaaaaagaagaaagaaaagaaagagaagaaagaaagaaagaaagaaggaaagaaagaaagaagaaaagaaaagagagagaggaaggaaggaaaataaaggaaagaaaggagaaaacgaAAAGTTAAGCAAGAGAAACCACTATCACTCACAAAAGATCACATGTTGTATGATATCAGTTAATGAAATGCCCAGGATAGGCAAATCTAtcaagacagagacagaaagtagatttgaGGTTGCCTCGGGATGGGAAAGGAAAAGAGTTGGGAGGAAGAATGGGAATGACTGCTGATAGGTACAGGGTTTTTTTCTGAATTGAAGAAAATCCAAAGTTAGGTTAAGGTTACACAACTCtggaaatatactaaaaaaaaaattgaattgtacacttaaaatgggtaaCCTTTATGGtacataaattatatctcaataaattctTTTAAAGAATTGATTGAATATATCCTAAAAACCTATAGTTACCATCCTTAACAAGTCCTTTAGGACTTCACCAAAAGTTCAACCAATTATGATTTTATACTTTCATTTGAAATGCTAAGTAGTCTCAGAATATCAGATGTACAATTACATCTTATGTCCAAAGTAAAatacacattattattttattttattaaatcattCAGAACAAATTGTATTCAACCAACTCAGCAGTACAGTGTAAACTCAAGAGAAGGGAACTATGGAATTGCTTCCTTCTGTATCAGTAAcagattaaacaaaattaaacaagcaAATGACACTTAAGAAGTAAGCTTACTCATCCATGGTGGATCCCCTGTGGGCAGAGTGCCATGGAAACCTCTTACAGCCAAGTGTATGAGGAATAAATCCTGGTCGTGAGGATTAGACCCTTGATCTCACCTGTGGAGAAGTGGGTGCTTCCCCGCCCATGGTGCTGAGCTGGCAGAATGGGGCTGGAGTCAAGGTTATGTCGAGGtaatccttattttttatttttatttttatttttatcttattttattttattttattttgagatagagtctcactctgtcacccaggctggagtgcagtggtgcaatcttggtccACTGCAACCtacaactcctgggttcaagcaattctcctccctcagcctcctgagtagctgggactacaggcgtgtgccaccatgcctggctaatttttgtatttttagtaaagacagggtttcactatgttggccaggctggtctcgaactcctgacctcaggtgattcgcccaccttggcatcccaaagtgctgcgattgcaggtgtgagccaccacggagTTATCCTTTGAATCTTAGATTATGATCCTTCCTATGCCAAGGAAGGGCTGATTCTTTCATGTGCTTGCACATTAAAGCCCGCCTGTACCAGGGCCAGATTAGGTGTGCCCCCAATATTTACTGTTAAACATGGCCATGGAGTGTTTACCCAACTGCCAACTAAAAACTACTTGatcattgcttttcttttcttttcttttttttccttttagaaaactTCGGTACTCCCGTCACTGATACTTGATTAATATACCTGGCACTCTGGCTTAATTCTTCTGAGGAATTTCAGTAGCATCTAAAGTTATTTTCTCAACTCAAAAGCATTTTTGTTGTTCTTCCAGAGGATATAGCCCTGATGTTAACGTATTCTTTTTCTCCTGTCTGACAATGTGAGACAATGCAGTTGaccccttgaacaacacaggggttAGGGGCACTGATCCCTGTGCAATTGAAAATCCTTATATAACTTATGACTCCAAAAAAACTTCAATATTAATAGTCCACTCTtaactggaagccttactgagaACATAAAcagtatattttgtatgttatacatatcacatactgtattcttacaataaagctagagaaaagaaaactgtattaAGAGAATCATAAGGAATacaaaacatatttactattcattaagtggat
The Symphalangus syndactylus isolate Jambi chromosome 15, NHGRI_mSymSyn1-v2.1_pri, whole genome shotgun sequence DNA segment above includes these coding regions:
- the LOC129464177 gene encoding ADP-ribosylation factor-like protein 2-binding protein, with amino-acid sequence MGTLEEGFIVPFSSDSDAHFDAVVGHLEDVITDEDFQLLQRNFINNCYQEFEDTEGNKLTYTPIFNEYISLAEKYIEEQLLERILGFTMATFTTLQHHRDEVVGDILQTLLTFTDFLAFKEMFLDCKAEKEGQRLDLSHGLVETSL